A stretch of the Bacillus sp. B-jedd genome encodes the following:
- a CDS encoding M20/M25/M40 family metallo-hydrolase — MGFPQLEELKQLANEEVHTALGMLKDYLRLPSISARNFGIPETVDFVSGMIRKAGGDAMVLDDLGGNPVVYGFFAAGEEADASKTLLFYNHYDVQPPEPLEEWQTDPFTPVVENGILFARGASDNKGDLVARLAAIKVLQKSGGLPCNIKFLIEGEEEIGSPNLEPYLTKYKELFAADACIWEFGGKDEKDRINMVAGIKGMAYLELICLGADIDMHSSVGAYVDNAAWRLVQALATIKNKENEILVEGFFDGIIPPTEEEVQAVKALPFDAGAVSILYGLKRPLITAGKGVDPREAMVFHPTMTICGIVSGYTGEGTKTVLPRSASAKLDCRLVPGQDPFHIFQSVKKHLLKHGFNDVDVRLLTGQKAYRSDFNHPFVKHVMASASEVYEAGSVLAPNSAGTGPMYIFGEQLGLPIVSTGVSWVQAKAHAPNESIRLSDFEQGIVHLAHMLAGLPKALRKKEESIEA, encoded by the coding sequence ATGGGTTTCCCACAGTTGGAAGAATTAAAGCAGCTGGCGAATGAGGAAGTACATACCGCGCTTGGGATGTTAAAGGATTATTTGAGGCTGCCGTCGATTTCAGCAAGGAATTTTGGCATTCCTGAAACGGTCGACTTTGTTTCGGGAATGATCAGGAAGGCCGGGGGAGATGCAATGGTCCTTGATGATTTGGGCGGCAATCCGGTGGTCTATGGTTTTTTTGCAGCGGGGGAGGAAGCGGATGCGAGCAAAACTTTGCTGTTCTACAATCATTATGATGTGCAGCCGCCGGAACCGCTTGAAGAGTGGCAAACTGATCCCTTTACACCAGTCGTCGAGAATGGGATTCTTTTTGCAAGGGGGGCTTCCGACAATAAGGGCGATCTCGTTGCCCGCCTCGCAGCTATAAAGGTGCTCCAAAAATCGGGCGGCCTACCATGCAATATCAAATTCCTGATTGAAGGGGAAGAGGAAATCGGCAGCCCGAACCTTGAGCCATATTTGACGAAATACAAAGAGCTATTCGCGGCCGACGCCTGCATTTGGGAGTTTGGCGGCAAAGATGAAAAGGACCGTATCAATATGGTGGCAGGAATCAAGGGGATGGCTTATCTTGAGCTGATTTGCCTTGGTGCTGACATTGATATGCATTCGTCTGTCGGAGCTTATGTGGATAATGCAGCATGGAGGCTTGTCCAGGCACTTGCCACGATCAAAAACAAGGAAAATGAGATTTTGGTTGAAGGTTTTTTTGATGGGATAATCCCGCCGACTGAAGAAGAAGTTCAGGCAGTTAAGGCCCTGCCATTCGATGCTGGGGCAGTCTCCATCCTTTATGGCCTTAAGCGCCCGCTCATCACGGCTGGCAAAGGGGTTGACCCCCGGGAAGCAATGGTTTTTCATCCAACGATGACGATTTGCGGTATTGTCAGCGGCTATACTGGCGAAGGGACAAAAACGGTCCTGCCGAGGAGCGCGTCGGCGAAGCTGGATTGCCGCCTTGTCCCAGGCCAAGATCCATTTCACATTTTTCAAAGCGTCAAAAAGCATTTACTGAAGCATGGCTTCAATGATGTGGATGTAAGGCTTCTTACCGGTCAAAAGGCTTATCGTTCAGATTTTAACCATCCATTTGTAAAGCATGTGATGGCTTCGGCCAGTGAAGTATATGAAGCGGGAAGCGTCCTTGCGCCAAACTCAGCTGGCACTGGCCCTATGTACATCTTTGGGGAGCAGCTCGGGCTCCCGATCGTAAGCACTGGTGTAAGCTGGGTCCAAGCTAAAGCGCATGCTCCGAATGAATCAATTCGCCTGAGTGACTTCGAGCAAGGCATTGTTCATTTGGCTCACATGCTTGCAGGCTTGCCTAAAGCCCTCAGGAAAAAAGAGGAAAGTATTGAGGCTTGA
- the mtnK gene encoding S-methyl-5-thioribose kinase, translating to MASFDKYFLMDPDDVSAYVREKIAGFENASELSCKEIGDGNLNYVFRVIDEKSGNSIIVKQAGETARISDEFKLSTNRIRIESNILKLQEELAPGLVPKVFLYDDIMNCCVMEDLSDHTILRTALLEQRIFPALAEDLSTFMVNTLLLTTDVVLNHKKKKELVKDYINPELCEISEDLVYTEPFNDYNSRNELFPANKKWIEETIYGDTRLRFEAAKLKFDFMTNAQALVHGDLHTGSIFVKKDSTKVIDPEFAFYGPIGYDVGNVVANLVFAWANYTFTAESNDEFVSWLESTITDTIDLFAEKFLVSWQKNVTEVMAKEKGFDQWYLDGVLSDTAGIAGLELTRRIVGLAKVKDITSITDEKSRVLAERVCLETAKSFILERENYKNGRDFLNTLKKVYNRLKE from the coding sequence ATGGCTTCATTTGATAAGTATTTTCTTATGGACCCTGATGATGTGTCGGCATATGTCAGGGAGAAAATTGCCGGTTTCGAAAATGCCAGCGAGCTTTCATGCAAGGAAATTGGTGATGGGAACCTGAATTATGTATTTCGGGTTATCGATGAAAAATCAGGCAATTCCATTATTGTCAAACAGGCGGGGGAGACCGCGAGGATTTCGGACGAGTTCAAGCTGTCGACAAATCGGATCCGCATTGAATCAAATATTCTCAAGCTGCAGGAAGAACTAGCGCCAGGTCTCGTCCCTAAAGTTTTCCTCTATGATGATATTATGAACTGCTGCGTGATGGAGGATTTATCTGACCATACAATTCTACGGACCGCCCTCCTGGAGCAGCGAATTTTTCCGGCACTCGCGGAGGATCTCTCGACTTTCATGGTCAATACTTTACTCCTGACAACCGATGTGGTCTTGAATCATAAGAAAAAAAAGGAATTGGTCAAGGATTATATCAATCCAGAGCTTTGTGAAATTTCGGAGGACCTTGTGTATACAGAGCCTTTTAACGATTACAACAGTCGAAATGAACTGTTTCCCGCCAATAAAAAGTGGATTGAAGAAACGATTTACGGAGATACCCGCCTCCGCTTTGAAGCGGCAAAGCTGAAGTTTGACTTCATGACAAATGCGCAGGCCCTCGTACATGGGGATTTGCACACAGGATCCATTTTTGTAAAGAAGGATTCGACCAAGGTAATTGACCCTGAATTCGCATTTTATGGGCCAATTGGATACGATGTGGGGAATGTGGTCGCCAATCTTGTTTTTGCCTGGGCGAACTATACATTTACCGCCGAATCGAATGACGAATTTGTAAGCTGGCTTGAAAGTACCATAACTGATACCATCGACCTTTTTGCCGAAAAATTCCTCGTTTCGTGGCAGAAGAATGTGACTGAGGTTATGGCAAAAGAAAAAGGATTTGATCAGTGGTATCTCGATGGCGTCCTGTCTGATACAGCAGGGATTGCCGGACTGGAATTGACAAGGCGTATCGTTGGATTGGCGAAAGTAAAGGATATCACATCCATTACTGATGAAAAGAGCCGCGTCCTGGCTGAACGAGTGTGCCTTGAGACAGCTAAGTCTTTTATTTTGGAAAGGGAGAACTACAAGAATGGCCGGGATTTTCTTAATACATTAAAAAAGGTATACAATAGATTAAAAGAATAG
- the mtnA gene encoding S-methyl-5-thioribose-1-phosphate isomerase, whose amino-acid sequence MPGELITIEWKNDALVLLDQTLLPNKIVYEEFQTAEGVWEAIRVMKVRGAPAIGVAAAYGLYLGIRDASENSYEQFYQELKKVSEYLGTSRPTAVNLFWALERMERTAGENKRLPIPNLKEILLKEAIRIHKEDEEINRKIGEHALTLFKDGMGVLTHCNAGALATTKYGTATAPMYLAHEKGWDIKVYTDETRPRMQGSMLTALELQAAGLDVTVITDNMAAVVMSQGKIDAVIVGTDRVAANGDVCNKIGTLGVSILAKNYGIPFYVAAPTPTIDMKAATGDDIPIEEREPSEVINRFGQFTAPETIKVYNPSFDVTPNENVTAIITEKGIVRAPYKENLKKLFETD is encoded by the coding sequence TTGCCGGGAGAATTGATTACGATTGAATGGAAAAACGATGCCCTGGTCCTGCTTGACCAAACGCTTTTGCCAAACAAGATTGTTTACGAGGAGTTCCAAACAGCGGAAGGCGTCTGGGAGGCGATCCGTGTCATGAAAGTTAGGGGCGCACCGGCAATTGGTGTTGCGGCTGCCTACGGCCTTTACCTTGGTATAAGGGATGCGAGTGAAAACTCGTACGAACAGTTTTACCAGGAACTGAAGAAGGTTTCTGAATATCTTGGCACCTCCAGACCGACAGCAGTTAATTTATTCTGGGCCCTTGAAAGAATGGAAAGGACAGCGGGAGAAAATAAAAGGCTGCCAATTCCAAATTTGAAGGAAATCCTGCTAAAAGAAGCCATCCGCATCCATAAGGAAGATGAAGAAATCAATAGAAAAATCGGTGAGCACGCCCTCACTCTCTTCAAAGATGGGATGGGAGTATTAACCCACTGCAATGCCGGAGCTCTTGCGACTACAAAATACGGGACAGCCACCGCTCCAATGTACCTCGCCCATGAAAAAGGCTGGGATATAAAGGTATATACGGATGAAACACGCCCTAGAATGCAAGGATCCATGCTTACTGCCCTTGAACTACAGGCAGCTGGCCTCGACGTAACCGTCATAACGGATAATATGGCTGCTGTCGTAATGTCGCAGGGGAAAATTGATGCGGTCATCGTCGGTACCGACAGGGTGGCAGCGAATGGTGATGTATGTAATAAAATCGGTACATTAGGGGTGTCGATTTTGGCTAAAAACTACGGTATTCCTTTTTATGTGGCGGCTCCGACTCCGACAATTGACATGAAGGCGGCGACAGGGGATGATATTCCGATTGAAGAAAGGGAGCCATCTGAAGTAATTAATCGCTTTGGCCAGTTTACCGCGCCGGAAACGATTAAAGTTTATAATCCATCCTTTGATGTGACGCCAAATGAAAATGTAACAGCAATCATTACTGAAAAAGGAATTGTCCGGGCTCCATATAAAGAGAACTTAAAAAAGCTCTTTGAAACGGATTAA
- a CDS encoding L-fuculose-phosphate aldolase, which produces MLLMEERKAVVEYGKKLIESGLTQGTGGNISLFNRESGLVAISPSGLDYFETSPEDVVVVDLAGEVIEGVRKPSSEKEMHLIFYRQRQDLNSLVHTHSPFAKTIASLRWDLPAVSYLVAYAGPNVRCSAYETFGTKELAEAAFKGMEDRRAVLLANHGLIAGANNIQTAFTIAQEIEFCARIYYQAKCIGEPAILPEEEMAKLAEKFKAYGQK; this is translated from the coding sequence ATGCTTTTAATGGAAGAGCGTAAAGCAGTTGTCGAATACGGAAAGAAGCTCATTGAAAGCGGATTGACGCAAGGGACCGGAGGGAATATCAGCCTTTTTAACCGCGAGTCGGGCCTTGTGGCAATCAGTCCGAGCGGCCTCGATTATTTTGAGACATCCCCAGAAGATGTTGTCGTTGTGGACCTTGCCGGGGAAGTGATAGAAGGGGTTAGGAAACCTTCCAGTGAAAAGGAAATGCACCTCATCTTTTACAGGCAGAGGCAGGATTTGAACTCGCTAGTGCATACCCATTCGCCCTTTGCAAAAACAATCGCATCATTGAGATGGGATTTGCCGGCAGTGTCCTACCTGGTTGCCTACGCAGGGCCAAATGTCAGGTGTTCGGCTTATGAAACGTTCGGGACAAAAGAACTTGCTGAGGCAGCCTTTAAAGGAATGGAGGACAGACGCGCAGTCCTGCTCGCAAACCATGGGCTGATTGCCGGCGCCAACAACATCCAAACAGCCTTTACCATCGCCCAGGAAATCGAATTTTGCGCGAGGATTTATTATCAGGCAAAATGCATAGGCGAACCCGCCATACTGCCTGAGGAAGAAATGGCCAAGCTCGCGGAGAAATTTAAAGCCTACGGGCAAAAATAA
- a CDS encoding S8 family serine peptidase, which translates to MKNKFLAGALALTFGASIAFSGMPATGKAAAEQKKYIVVFKDQDKLPAGYANAIAKAGGKIESKLEKLGAVEVVSDNPNFLAEVKTSSTVLEAGVQSIVYPETVVEKESISLAEAGEKADLYNSLQWDIKQVTNDGASWKLPGGTGKSVDGKEIVVGVIDTGIDYTHPDVKNNYAYGKSFVPGYPDAMDEDGHGTHVAGSIAGNGRIMGIGPDLKVAAYRVFGPTGEAETSHIAEALMTAADDNVDVVNMSLGGYDWFQDPKYATKDIVADVNLFNRAIQYAIKKGVTVVGSAGNAASDLRPGQLAGDDKGAVHRSPSSQTLIRVSAGGALKNLAFYSNYGVGKIDVMAPGGDLGPNYDPVTKTGRDNSYLCLSSVPGGYAYMAGTSMASPKVAGLAGVIIAKHGKDKLNPAQVKAIIQNTSEDIFKKGYDEKAGFGLINAVSALQ; encoded by the coding sequence TTGAAAAATAAGTTTTTAGCGGGAGCACTTGCACTGACATTTGGAGCATCTATAGCCTTTAGCGGAATGCCGGCAACAGGAAAAGCGGCAGCTGAGCAAAAGAAGTACATAGTCGTGTTTAAAGATCAGGATAAACTGCCTGCCGGCTATGCGAATGCCATCGCGAAAGCAGGTGGAAAAATTGAGTCCAAGCTGGAAAAACTCGGAGCTGTGGAAGTAGTTTCGGACAATCCAAACTTCCTGGCAGAAGTGAAAACGTCCTCGACTGTCCTTGAAGCAGGTGTCCAGAGCATTGTGTATCCTGAAACAGTTGTTGAGAAAGAATCCATCTCCCTTGCTGAAGCTGGAGAAAAAGCCGACCTGTACAATTCACTGCAATGGGATATCAAGCAGGTAACTAACGATGGGGCGTCCTGGAAGCTGCCAGGCGGAACAGGAAAATCAGTTGACGGGAAGGAGATTGTCGTAGGTGTCATCGATACCGGTATCGACTATACCCACCCTGATGTTAAAAATAACTACGCTTACGGTAAATCTTTTGTCCCTGGCTATCCTGATGCTATGGACGAAGATGGGCACGGCACACACGTTGCTGGTTCAATTGCAGGCAATGGCCGCATCATGGGCATCGGGCCTGACCTGAAAGTCGCAGCTTACCGCGTATTCGGTCCGACAGGCGAAGCGGAAACATCCCATATCGCCGAAGCACTGATGACAGCTGCTGACGACAATGTCGATGTTGTCAACATGTCTCTTGGCGGCTATGACTGGTTCCAGGATCCTAAATATGCGACAAAGGACATCGTTGCTGATGTCAACTTGTTTAACCGTGCGATCCAGTACGCGATTAAGAAAGGCGTCACGGTTGTCGGTTCTGCTGGTAATGCTGCGTCCGACCTGCGTCCAGGGCAGTTGGCCGGCGATGATAAAGGCGCTGTTCACCGCAGCCCAAGCAGCCAAACGTTGATTCGTGTGTCCGCGGGCGGGGCGTTAAAGAACCTTGCTTTCTACTCCAACTACGGCGTTGGCAAAATTGATGTCATGGCACCAGGCGGTGACCTTGGCCCTAATTATGACCCTGTCACAAAAACAGGCAGGGATAACTCTTACCTGTGCCTGAGCTCTGTGCCTGGCGGTTATGCTTACATGGCGGGCACCTCAATGGCCTCGCCTAAAGTAGCTGGACTCGCTGGCGTCATTATCGCCAAGCATGGCAAGGACAAACTCAATCCGGCCCAAGTAAAAGCCATTATCCAGAACACATCCGAGGACATCTTCAAAAAAGGCTACGACGAAAAAGCAGGCTTCGGCCTCATCAACGCAGTCAGCGCGCTGCAATAA
- a CDS encoding carbon starvation CstA family protein encodes MYTFIAGVILLILGYFTYGKFVEKVFGVKEERTTPAFTHKDGVDYLPMSTTKNSLIQLLNIAGVGPVFGPIMGALYGPVAFIWIVAGCIFAGAVHDYLTGMISIRNRGAHLPELAGKFLGNVMKHVVNAFAILLLLLVGTVFVSSPAQLLYNLMDGWMTMGLIVGAIFLYYILATLLPIDKIIGRFYPFFGALLLISAVGVGVGLVVKGAPIPELSLSNFHPDNAPIFPLLFLTISCGALSGFHATQTPIISRTTQSEKQGRKIFYGMMIAEGIIAMIWAAAAMSLFNGYGGLNEMLAAGGPAGIVSQASTAMLGAVGGTLAVLGVIVLPITSGDTAFRSARMIIADYFKYSQAKLTNRLWIALPLFVLSFALTKIDFTILWRYFSWANQSTAVIALWVGAMYLFIAKKNYWIAIIPGMFMTTAVTSYILNAQIGFGLPLTISNISALIVTAGITALFFSAAKKARAQNLPLEEDISFYNKTA; translated from the coding sequence ATGTATACGTTTATTGCTGGTGTCATTTTATTGATTTTAGGTTATTTCACGTACGGTAAGTTTGTCGAAAAGGTTTTTGGCGTAAAGGAAGAGCGGACAACTCCAGCCTTCACCCATAAGGATGGCGTTGACTATCTGCCTATGAGCACGACAAAAAACTCATTGATTCAGCTGTTGAACATTGCCGGAGTCGGACCTGTTTTCGGGCCGATAATGGGCGCGCTTTACGGGCCGGTCGCATTTATTTGGATCGTGGCGGGCTGTATTTTTGCAGGAGCGGTTCATGACTATCTGACTGGCATGATTTCAATCCGCAACCGCGGGGCCCATCTGCCTGAACTGGCGGGGAAATTCCTCGGTAACGTCATGAAGCACGTTGTCAATGCTTTCGCTATTCTTCTTTTATTATTGGTAGGTACGGTTTTCGTTTCTTCGCCAGCCCAGCTCCTTTATAACCTAATGGATGGCTGGATGACAATGGGACTGATTGTCGGAGCGATTTTCCTATACTATATCCTGGCAACACTGCTGCCAATCGATAAAATCATCGGGCGCTTTTATCCATTTTTCGGCGCGCTTCTTTTAATAAGCGCTGTTGGCGTCGGGGTAGGCCTAGTTGTAAAGGGAGCTCCAATTCCTGAGCTTTCTTTGAGCAATTTCCACCCTGATAATGCTCCTATCTTCCCGCTGTTATTCTTGACCATTTCTTGCGGCGCATTGTCAGGATTCCATGCAACTCAGACTCCAATCATTTCAAGGACAACCCAAAGCGAAAAGCAGGGCCGGAAAATTTTCTACGGCATGATGATTGCTGAAGGCATCATCGCAATGATTTGGGCAGCTGCAGCGATGAGCCTGTTCAACGGTTACGGCGGACTGAACGAAATGCTTGCGGCTGGCGGACCTGCTGGAATCGTAAGCCAGGCTTCCACTGCCATGCTAGGAGCAGTTGGCGGTACACTCGCCGTTCTTGGAGTAATTGTTCTTCCAATCACATCCGGAGATACTGCTTTCCGAAGTGCAAGGATGATTATTGCTGACTATTTCAAGTATTCTCAGGCAAAACTCACCAACCGTCTCTGGATTGCCTTGCCATTGTTCGTGCTGTCTTTTGCCTTAACCAAAATTGATTTCACAATCCTATGGAGATACTTCTCCTGGGCGAACCAGTCGACAGCTGTTATTGCGCTGTGGGTAGGTGCCATGTATCTGTTCATCGCAAAGAAAAATTATTGGATCGCAATTATTCCGGGCATGTTCATGACAACAGCTGTCACAAGCTACATCCTGAACGCCCAGATTGGTTTTGGACTGCCACTGACAATTTCAAACATTAGCGCGCTTATCGTCACAGCCGGCATCACAGCCCTTTTCTTTAGCGCCGCCAAAAAAGCCCGTGCTCAAAACCTTCCACTCGAGGAAGATATCTCGTTCTACAATAAAACAGCCTAA
- a CDS encoding LytR/AlgR family response regulator transcription factor — MEQSIKVLIVDDEHYSREELKHLLSSHPSIKIVGEADSGEAAVLKAVELQPDAVFLDVEMPRMNGMQTAKALLNLKKAPFVVFATAYPEFAAEAFRYNAVDYLLKPYDEEQLADTIDRLEKVTSPLEKADFAKKTGKLAVESDSDIHYLEPHEIVYVAKDDKVTKVVAADGTYETKSSLKELEVRLVPFGFCRIHKSFLVNLKRVTRMAPWFNGAYQLEIEGCSEMLSVSRNYVKTLRTKLEI; from the coding sequence GTGGAGCAGTCAATTAAGGTGCTGATTGTTGATGATGAACATTATAGCAGGGAGGAATTGAAGCACCTCCTCTCTTCCCATCCTTCCATTAAAATCGTCGGTGAAGCGGACTCGGGAGAAGCAGCTGTTTTGAAGGCGGTCGAACTTCAGCCGGACGCTGTTTTTCTCGATGTTGAGATGCCAAGGATGAACGGAATGCAAACAGCCAAAGCCCTGCTCAATCTAAAGAAGGCTCCGTTTGTCGTATTCGCCACCGCATACCCTGAATTTGCGGCAGAGGCCTTTAGGTACAATGCAGTAGATTATTTACTGAAACCGTATGATGAGGAGCAGCTTGCCGATACGATTGACAGGCTTGAAAAAGTAACCTCTCCTTTAGAGAAGGCTGATTTTGCCAAGAAAACAGGGAAGCTTGCCGTTGAGTCGGATTCGGACATACACTATCTGGAACCGCACGAAATCGTTTATGTCGCAAAAGATGATAAAGTGACAAAAGTAGTGGCTGCTGATGGAACTTATGAAACGAAAAGCTCACTGAAAGAGCTGGAAGTGAGGCTCGTTCCATTCGGTTTTTGCAGAATCCATAAAAGCTTCCTTGTAAATTTGAAACGTGTTACAAGGATGGCTCCGTGGTTTAATGGTGCCTATCAGCTGGAAATTGAAGGCTGCAGCGAAATGCTGTCGGTTAGCAGAAACTATGTTAAAACCCTAAGAACGAAGCTTGAAATTTAG
- a CDS encoding sensor histidine kinase: MFELLLTMVERLGILVMIAFILTRFPFFRDMVKLGELNRRQRAIAIVFFGSFGIIGTYSGLTFDTASLELNKWAYGLNSDEAIANSRVIGIVLAGLLGGSRVGIGAGLIAGIHRFTLGGFTAISCGSATILAGFLSGLFHRKNEHVTMRSAFLIGALAETIQMGVILIISKPFEKALSLVQVIGVPMILANGLGCALFLLIIKSVINEEEKASAMQAQKTLRIAGQTLAYLRNGLSAESAKFVCMILHKEIHTSAVSITNTNEILAHTGLGSDHHCAKSPIQTSLTEEALRQGEIIVGGHDAIDCREKSCPLGAVVIAPLKQRNKTIGVLKFYFRSERDITPTIMELITGLSELLSSQLEIAEADKAYQLATEAEIKALQAQISPHFLFNTMNTILSLIRLNPGKARKLLVSLSHFLRQNLSATTERVTSLEQELKHVKAYLAIEQARFVDKLTVVYDIDIDALFHGIPPLTLQPIVENAIKKGIKDKESGCLVKISIKKGAAATYVQVEDNGIGMSREKLAQLCKTPLPSESGTGIGLYNVNRRLAMMYGEEASLRIKSEINKGTEIAFAIPHAEVELSGAVN, translated from the coding sequence GTGTTTGAATTACTTTTGACAATGGTGGAACGGCTTGGCATTTTGGTCATGATTGCGTTTATTTTGACGCGGTTTCCTTTTTTCCGCGATATGGTCAAGCTTGGCGAGCTTAACAGGCGGCAGCGCGCCATAGCGATTGTCTTTTTTGGCTCTTTTGGAATTATCGGTACTTATTCTGGCCTTACTTTTGACACAGCAAGCCTAGAATTGAATAAATGGGCATACGGCCTCAACTCAGATGAAGCAATTGCCAATTCACGTGTCATCGGAATTGTCCTCGCCGGACTTCTGGGCGGATCGCGGGTTGGCATCGGCGCTGGACTGATTGCCGGCATCCACCGGTTCACTTTGGGGGGCTTTACAGCGATTTCGTGCGGCTCGGCAACAATTTTGGCCGGTTTTCTTTCTGGCCTCTTCCATAGGAAAAACGAACATGTAACGATGCGCTCTGCTTTCCTGATTGGTGCGTTGGCCGAAACGATTCAAATGGGCGTCATCCTGATAATTTCAAAACCATTTGAAAAAGCACTTTCACTCGTGCAGGTCATCGGCGTTCCGATGATTCTCGCCAACGGCTTAGGATGCGCGCTGTTTTTGCTGATTATTAAAAGCGTCATTAACGAAGAGGAAAAGGCAAGCGCGATGCAGGCCCAGAAAACATTGAGAATTGCCGGCCAGACTTTGGCCTATTTAAGAAACGGTTTGTCAGCCGAATCGGCCAAGTTCGTCTGCATGATTCTTCATAAAGAAATACATACAAGCGCCGTTTCAATTACGAATACAAATGAAATCCTCGCCCATACCGGGCTTGGCAGTGACCATCATTGTGCGAAAAGCCCAATCCAGACCTCCCTTACCGAGGAAGCGCTAAGGCAGGGGGAAATTATTGTCGGCGGGCATGACGCAATTGACTGCCGGGAGAAAAGCTGCCCCCTTGGCGCAGTTGTCATCGCGCCTCTAAAGCAGCGGAATAAAACAATCGGAGTGCTGAAATTTTATTTCCGGTCAGAACGGGACATTACGCCAACCATCATGGAGCTCATTACCGGCTTGAGCGAATTGCTAAGCAGCCAGCTGGAAATCGCCGAAGCGGATAAAGCCTACCAGCTTGCAACCGAAGCGGAAATCAAAGCACTCCAGGCCCAGATCAGCCCGCATTTCCTGTTCAACACAATGAATACGATCCTTTCTTTGATCAGGCTGAATCCAGGCAAAGCGAGGAAGCTGCTCGTTTCCCTGTCCCACTTTCTGCGGCAAAACCTTTCCGCAACCACCGAGCGGGTCACCTCTCTTGAGCAGGAACTGAAACATGTAAAAGCATACCTTGCGATTGAGCAGGCCCGCTTTGTTGATAAGCTGACTGTCGTCTACGATATTGACATTGACGCCCTGTTTCATGGCATTCCGCCCCTTACCCTGCAGCCGATTGTCGAAAATGCCATTAAAAAAGGGATTAAAGACAAGGAAAGCGGCTGCCTTGTGAAAATCAGCATTAAAAAGGGAGCGGCCGCCACCTATGTCCAAGTGGAAGACAACGGAATCGGCATGAGCAGGGAGAAGCTTGCCCAGCTATGCAAAACTCCCCTTCCGTCCGAAAGCGGGACAGGTATTGGGTTATACAATGTGAACCGAAGACTGGCGATGATGTACGGTGAAGAGGCCAGCCTGCGAATAAAAAGCGAGATCAATAAGGGGACGGAAATTGCTTTTGCCATTCCTCACGCGGAGGTGGAGCTCAGTGGAGCAGTCAATTAA